CCTGAAAGAGCGCCGGAGCTGCCGTGCGCTGCTTTTTTGAGAGATAGACATTCCGCGAACTCATTGCCAGGCCGTCGGCTTCCCGCACCGTCGGATAGACGATCACCTTCGCGCCTAGATTCAACTCTTCAGCCAACCGCTTCACCAGAGCTGACTGCTGAAAATCTTTCTGACCAAAGAACGCGGCGGTAGGACGGACCATCGCGAATAGTTTGGTCACCACGGTCGCCACGCCGGCAAAGTGGCCGGGGCGCCGGGCACCTTCCCAGCGACGTGCGATACCCGGCACAATTACCATCGTCTGAAATCCGCCCGGATAGATTTGGCTTGCGGACGGCACAAAGAGTACATCCACACCTTCCTTCTTGCAGAGCGCCACATCGGCCTTTAGCTGTCGCGGATAGCGAGACAAATCTTCCGTTGGCCCAAACTGTATCGGATTGACGAAGAGGCTAACGACGACGGCGTCGCAGGAGAGTCGCGCGGCGCGGATCAGCGCGCGGTGGCCCGCATGGAGCGCACCCATCGTCGGCACGAGTCCGATCGTGACCCCCTCGCGCTGGTGTGCGGCAGACCAAGCGGCCATTGCCTTGACGGTACAGATAGTTTTCATGAGCCCTGCTTATTCATACCGGTTCGTCGCGATATCGCACGGACGCGTCTCAAGACAGGCGGGGGGAGGCCGCTCGGGGGGAAAGCGTCTTCCCAGCAAGACGTTACCGGACTAAGCAGCGCACCCACCTGTCGCAGCAGCGTATCCGCGATTGCAGCGCCCGTGTTCATGAATGGTCTGAGCTTGATGCTAGAGGCAGTACGCGCTCCGTGGTGCGGATAGGTTGCGGCGTCATCTTGCGAACACGGTGCGAGTCCTCAAGTTTCTCCAGCAGCGCGGCGACCGTCTGCTTTAGGACCGGATGGAAAAAGCTCGGCGCCAATTCCACCAGCGGCTCCAGCACGAACCGCCGCAAATGCAGGCGCGGGTGAGGAATGGTCAGCCCGGCATCCTGAACTGTCCAGTCCCGATAAAACAGAACGTCCAAATCCATTGTGCGTGGGCCCGAGCGATGCTCCGGGTCGCGGCCAAGGGCCTTTTCGATCTCACAGCAGACCGCGTGCAGGCTCTGCGGTGTGATATTCGTCTTGAGCTGCACGACCCCGTTCAAAAACCAGCCGTCCCCTGGCGCACCGGCATCATCCACCGGCTCTGTTTCATAGATCGACGAGATCCCAAGCAACTGCGAATTCGGTAGCAGGCTTATCAGCGTCACCGCCCGGTCGCACAAATCCGCCCGATCGCCTCGGTTGGATCCGAACCCGATGAAGATGCTGGCGCTCACTCAGTTGGCC
The Nitrospira sp. DNA segment above includes these coding regions:
- a CDS encoding pantoate--beta-alanine ligase, coding for MKTICTVKAMAAWSAAHQREGVTIGLVPTMGALHAGHRALIRAARLSCDAVVVSLFVNPIQFGPTEDLSRYPRQLKADVALCKKEGVDVLFVPSASQIYPGGFQTMVIVPGIARRWEGARRPGHFAGVATVVTKLFAMVRPTAAFFGQKDFQQSALVKRLAEELNLGAKVIVYPTVREADGLAMSSRNVYLSKKQRTAAPALFQALQAGRAAIRTGVRSGAAIQKTMHAVVKREKMATVDYLAVCDPDTLQPLSRIRDRAVLLGAIRIGNVRLIDNLLVTC
- the folK gene encoding 2-amino-4-hydroxy-6-hydroxymethyldihydropteridine diphosphokinase, yielding MSASIFIGFGSNRGDRADLCDRAVTLISLLPNSQLLGISSIYETEPVDDAGAPGDGWFLNGVVQLKTNITPQSLHAVCCEIEKALGRDPEHRSGPRTMDLDVLFYRDWTVQDAGLTIPHPRLHLRRFVLEPLVELAPSFFHPVLKQTVAALLEKLEDSHRVRKMTPQPIRTTERVLPLASSSDHS